Proteins found in one Oncorhynchus mykiss isolate Arlee chromosome 17, USDA_OmykA_1.1, whole genome shotgun sequence genomic segment:
- the tusc2 gene encoding tumor suppressor candidate 2 isoform X1, with translation MGGSGSKVKGAWPFAGSGAGGDSGSEGQEDQSLTRLKGTRKATPFIFTRRSSLYYDEDGDLAHEFYEETLVTKNGRKRSKLKRIQKNLIPQGIVKLNHPRIHVDFPVILCEV, from the exons ATGGGAGGCAGTGGGTCCAAGGTGAAAGGTGCTTGGCCATTTGCTGGTTCAGGAGCTGGAGGTGATTCAGGCAGTGAGGGGCAAGAAGACCAGTCTTTGACCCGCCTCAAAGGGACCAGAAAAGCAACCCCATTTATTTTCACAAGGAGGAG cTCTCTTTACTATGATGAGGATGGGGACCTGGCTCATGAGTTCTATGAAgagactttggtgacaaaaaatGGCCGGAAGAGGTCCAAGCTGAAGAGGATTCAGAAGAACCTCATACCTCAG GGAATTGTGAAGCTGAACCATCCCCGGATCCATGTAGATTTTCCTGTCATCCTCTGTGAGGTGTGA
- the tusc2 gene encoding Tumor suppressor candidate 2 (The RefSeq protein has 1 substitution compared to this genomic sequence) → MGGSGSKVKGAWPFAGSGAGGDSGSEGQEDQSLTRLKGTRKATPFIFTRRSSLYYDEDGDLAREFYEETLVTKNGRKRSKLKRIQKNLIPQGIVKLNHPRIHVDFPVILCEV, encoded by the exons ATGGGAGGCAGTGGGTCCAAGGTGAAAGGTGCTTGGCCATTTGCTGGTTCAGGAGCTGGAGGTGATTCAGGCAGTGAGGGGCAAGAAGACCAGTCTTTGACCCGCCTCAAAGGGACCAGAAAAGCAACCCCATTTATTTTCACAAGGAGGAG cTCTCTTTACTATGATGAGGATGGGGACCTGGCTCATGAGTTCTATGAAgagactttggtgacaaaaaatGGCCGGAAGAGGTCCAAGCTGAAGAGGATTCAGAAGAACCTCATACCTCAG GGAATTGTGAAGCTGAACCATCCCCGGATCCATGTAGATTTTCCTGTCATCCTCTGTGAGGTGTGA